Proteins found in one Bacillus subtilis subsp. subtilis str. 168 genomic segment:
- the abnA gene encoding arabinan-endo-1,5-alpha-L-arabinase (Evidence 1a: Function from experimental evidences in the studied strain; PubMedId: 14973026, 15556708, 17827291, 25355936; Product type e: enzyme), which yields MKKKKTWKRFLHFSSAALAAGLIFTSAAPAEAAFWGASNELLHDPTMIKEGSSWYALGTGLTEERGLRVLKSSDAKNWTVQKSIFTTPLSWWSNYVPNYGQNQWAPDIQYYNGKYWLYYSVSSFGSNTSAIGLASSTSISSGGWKDEGLVIRSTSSNNYNAIDPELTFDKDGNPWLAFGSFWSGIKLTKLDKSTMKPTGSLYSIAARPNNGGALEAPTLTYQNGYYYLMVSFDKCCDGVNSTYKIAYGRSKSITGPYLDKSGKSMLEGGGTILDSGNDQWKGPGGQDIVNGNILVRHAYDANDNGIPKLLINDLNWSSGWPSY from the coding sequence TTGAAAAAGAAAAAAACATGGAAACGCTTCTTACACTTTTCGAGTGCAGCTCTGGCTGCAGGTTTGATATTCACTTCTGCTGCTCCCGCAGAGGCAGCGTTTTGGGGTGCATCCAATGAGCTGCTTCATGACCCGACTATGATTAAAGAGGGGAGCTCATGGTATGCGCTCGGAACAGGGCTTACTGAAGAACGGGGACTGCGGGTTTTGAAGTCTTCAGACGCTAAAAATTGGACCGTACAAAAATCCATTTTCACTACACCGCTATCGTGGTGGTCCAATTATGTGCCGAATTATGGCCAAAACCAGTGGGCGCCGGACATCCAATACTATAACGGCAAGTACTGGCTATATTATTCCGTTTCTTCTTTTGGAAGCAATACATCTGCCATTGGCCTGGCATCTTCAACAAGCATCAGTTCGGGGGGCTGGAAGGACGAGGGCTTGGTGATCCGTTCGACAAGCTCAAATAATTATAACGCCATTGATCCGGAGCTGACATTCGATAAGGATGGCAACCCGTGGCTTGCATTCGGCTCGTTTTGGAGCGGCATTAAGCTGACTAAGCTCGATAAGAGTACAATGAAGCCTACAGGCTCGCTCTATTCGATTGCAGCTAGACCGAATAATGGAGGTGCCTTAGAAGCTCCTACTCTTACGTATCAAAATGGATATTACTATTTAATGGTTTCATTTGATAAATGCTGTGACGGGGTAAACAGTACGTACAAAATTGCTTACGGAAGATCCAAAAGCATTACAGGCCCTTATCTTGATAAAAGCGGAAAAAGCATGCTTGAAGGCGGAGGCACCATTTTGGATTCGGGCAATGACCAATGGAAAGGACCTGGAGGCCAGGATATTGTGAACGGAAACATTCTTGTTCGCCATGCCTATGATGCCAATGACAACGGCATTCCAAAGCTTCTCATCAATGATTTGAATTGGAGCTCGGGCTGGCCGTCCTATTGA
- the frvX gene encoding putative fructose-lysine aminopeptidase (Evidence 2b: Function from indirect experimental evidences (e.g. phenotypes); PubMedId: 15375159, 16021622; Product type e: enzyme): MAKLDETLTMLKDLTDAKGIPGNEREVRQVMKSYIEPFADEVTTDRLGSLIAKKTGAENGPKIMIAGHLDEVGFMVTQITDKGFIRFQTVGGWWAQVMLAQRVTIVTKKGEITGVIGSKPPHILSPEARKKSVEIKDMFIDIGASSREEALEWGVLPGDMIVPHFEFTVMNNEKFLLAKAWDNRIGCAIAIDVLRNLQNTDHPNIVYGVGTVQEEVGLRGAKTAAHTIQPDIAFGVDVGIAGDTPGISEKEAQSKMGKGPQIIVYDASMVSHKGLRDAVVATAEEAGIPYQFDAIAGGGTDSGAIHLTANGVPALSITIATRYIHTHAAMLHRDDYENAVKLITEVIKKLDRKTVDEITYQ; this comes from the coding sequence ATGGCAAAATTAGATGAAACATTGACCATGCTGAAAGATTTAACAGATGCAAAAGGCATACCGGGCAATGAAAGAGAAGTAAGGCAAGTGATGAAATCATACATAGAACCATTTGCTGATGAGGTGACAACAGATCGCCTGGGCAGTTTAATTGCAAAAAAAACTGGTGCAGAAAACGGCCCGAAAATTATGATCGCCGGACATTTGGATGAAGTCGGCTTTATGGTGACACAAATCACAGATAAAGGCTTTATCCGTTTTCAAACCGTTGGCGGCTGGTGGGCTCAGGTTATGCTTGCTCAGCGCGTCACCATTGTCACAAAAAAAGGAGAAATCACAGGGGTTATCGGATCTAAGCCGCCTCATATTTTGTCTCCTGAAGCAAGAAAAAAATCAGTGGAAATAAAAGACATGTTTATTGATATTGGAGCTTCAAGCCGGGAAGAAGCCTTGGAGTGGGGTGTACTTCCGGGAGATATGATCGTTCCGCATTTTGAATTTACGGTCATGAACAATGAAAAATTCCTACTCGCAAAGGCCTGGGACAACCGCATCGGCTGTGCGATTGCTATTGATGTGTTAAGAAACTTACAAAACACAGATCATCCAAATATAGTGTATGGCGTCGGAACCGTGCAGGAGGAAGTCGGGCTGAGGGGAGCGAAAACGGCTGCACACACCATTCAGCCTGATATTGCGTTTGGTGTTGATGTAGGGATAGCAGGAGACACGCCTGGCATTTCCGAGAAGGAAGCGCAGAGCAAAATGGGCAAAGGCCCGCAGATTATCGTTTACGATGCATCCATGGTCTCTCACAAAGGTTTGCGCGATGCAGTTGTAGCCACTGCGGAGGAAGCCGGCATTCCGTACCAATTTGATGCCATTGCCGGCGGCGGAACTGATTCGGGTGCCATCCATTTGACGGCAAATGGCGTTCCTGCGCTGTCCATTACCATTGCAACCCGCTACATTCATACGCACGCGGCCATGCTGCATCGTGATGATTATGAAAACGCGGTAAAGTTAATTACAGAAGTCATTAAGAAGTTAGACCGAAAAACGGTTGACGAAATTACGTACCAATAA
- the ysdB gene encoding hypothetical protein (Evidence 4: Unknown function but conserved in other organisms; PubMedId: 10960106, 23155385), which produces MFVMVLRIILLALFAYCIYAVVKYVANPKRRLKLAQSKEHFYIIDEQNNTRKNFQLTYKGVLFEGEKHIPSKDHPLFIHTIFVWTESPEKLKHFSAKDFENIEEKVLERYPNCKIDWDQPIKLAKKAEER; this is translated from the coding sequence ATGTTTGTCATGGTTCTAAGGATTATTTTGCTTGCACTTTTTGCTTATTGTATTTATGCCGTGGTCAAATATGTCGCGAATCCTAAGAGAAGGCTTAAGCTGGCCCAATCAAAAGAACATTTTTATATTATTGATGAACAAAACAATACCCGGAAGAATTTTCAGCTGACGTATAAAGGCGTGCTTTTTGAGGGAGAAAAGCATATTCCTTCCAAGGATCATCCGCTGTTTATTCACACGATCTTTGTCTGGACAGAATCTCCTGAGAAGCTGAAACATTTCTCTGCAAAAGATTTTGAGAACATTGAAGAAAAAGTGCTGGAACGATATCCAAATTGTAAGATTGACTGGGACCAGCCCATTAAACTCGCAAAAAAAGCAGAAGAGCGTTAA
- the ysdA gene encoding putative membrane component (Evidence 3: Putative function from multiple computational evidences; PubMedId: 17289755; Product type m: membrane component): MIIAAYLVLINLCGFWVMGIDKRKAQQHKWRISEDRLWLIAIVFGALGVWLGMQTFRHKTKHASFKYGVPLLLVIEAILIAIYYSPFDL, encoded by the coding sequence ATGATTATTGCTGCTTATTTGGTGTTGATTAATCTGTGCGGTTTTTGGGTGATGGGCATTGACAAACGCAAAGCGCAGCAGCACAAGTGGAGAATTTCTGAAGACCGGCTGTGGCTGATAGCCATCGTGTTTGGAGCGCTCGGTGTCTGGCTTGGCATGCAAACCTTCAGACATAAAACGAAACACGCTTCTTTTAAGTACGGAGTACCGCTTCTTCTGGTAATAGAAGCGATTCTCATCGCTATTTACTACAGCCCGTTTGATTTATAA
- the rplT gene encoding ribosomal protein L20 (Evidence 1a: Function from experimental evidences in the studied strain; PubMedId: 12682299, 17289755, 21843271, 23611891; Product type s: structure) — MPRVKGGTVTRKRRKKVLKLAKGYFGSKHTLYKVANQQVMKSGNYAFRDRRQKKRDFRKLWITRINAAARMNGLSYSRLMHGLKLSGIEVNRKMLADLAVNDLTAFNQLADAAKAQLNK; from the coding sequence ATGCCAAGAGTAAAAGGCGGAACTGTTACACGTAAGCGTCGTAAAAAGGTTCTTAAATTAGCAAAAGGTTATTTCGGTTCAAAACATACATTATACAAAGTAGCTAACCAGCAGGTCATGAAATCTGGAAACTATGCTTTCCGTGACCGTCGTCAGAAAAAACGTGATTTCCGTAAACTTTGGATCACTCGTATCAACGCAGCTGCTCGCATGAACGGCCTTTCTTACAGCCGTTTAATGCACGGTCTTAAGCTTTCTGGTATCGAAGTAAACCGTAAAATGCTTGCTGATCTTGCTGTAAACGATCTTACTGCATTCAATCAGCTTGCTGATGCTGCTAAAGCTCAATTAAACAAGTAA
- the rpmI gene encoding ribosomal protein L35 (Evidence 1a: Function from experimental evidences in the studied strain; PubMedId: 8722036, 12682299, 17289755, 21843271, 23002217, 23611891, 24335279; Product type s: structure), producing MPKMKTHRGSAKRFKKTGSGKLKRSHAYTSHLFANKSQKQKRKLRKSAVVSAGDFKRIKQMLANIK from the coding sequence ATGCCAAAAATGAAAACTCACCGCGGATCTGCTAAACGTTTTAAAAAGACAGGTTCTGGGAAGTTAAAACGTTCTCACGCGTACACAAGTCACTTATTCGCCAACAAATCTCAAAAGCAAAAGCGTAAGCTTCGCAAGAGTGCTGTTGTAAGCGCAGGAGACTTCAAACGTATCAAACAAATGCTTGCTAACATCAAGTAA
- the infC gene encoding initiation factor IF-3 (Evidence 1a: Function from experimental evidences in the studied strain; PubMedId: 12682299, 17289755, 21843271, 22720735; Product type f: factor) gives MISKDQLVNEGIRAREVRLIGQNGDQLGIKSRQEALEIAGRANLDLVLVAANAKPPVCRIMDYGKFRFEQQKKEKEARKNQKIINLKEVRLSPTIDEHDFNTKLRNAIKFLEKGDKVKASIRFKGRAITHKEIGQRVLDRFSEACAEVATVETKPKMDGRSMFLMLAPKNEKQ, from the coding sequence ATTATTAGCAAAGATCAATTGGTTAATGAGGGTATCCGTGCACGTGAGGTCCGTTTAATCGGACAAAATGGCGACCAGCTTGGAATCAAGTCCCGTCAGGAAGCACTTGAAATCGCCGGCCGCGCAAATCTTGACCTTGTGTTAGTTGCAGCGAATGCAAAACCGCCTGTCTGCCGAATCATGGACTACGGTAAGTTCCGATTTGAGCAGCAGAAAAAGGAAAAAGAAGCACGCAAGAATCAAAAAATCATTAACTTAAAAGAAGTTCGGTTAAGTCCGACAATCGATGAGCATGACTTTAACACGAAATTGCGCAATGCGATTAAATTCCTTGAAAAAGGCGATAAAGTGAAAGCTTCTATCCGCTTTAAAGGACGCGCAATCACTCATAAAGAAATCGGTCAGCGTGTATTAGACCGTTTCTCCGAAGCATGTGCTGAGGTTGCGACAGTCGAAACAAAACCAAAAATGGACGGCCGCAGCATGTTCTTAATGCTCGCACCGAAAAACGAAAAGCAATAA
- the yscB gene encoding putative lipoprotein (Evidence 3: Putative function from multiple computational evidences; PubMedId: 15033535; Product type lp: lipoprotein), with translation MNKLIQLALFFTLMLTGCSNSSTSSESKVETTVKTTAAFPQKELEKELKKLKPVSLDMKFESPLATELGKRKAKEEAEKQRQIAAEKKLEKEREAKRKKQQEEKAERQRLAEQQAAERQRLAEAERQAELERQRQAAIQKEQKANAEKKRQSQAQRQQTEAPSSNSQDPPSSSSQTDKTIQQPASELPDDDGYGYEERKKWHDDQVEWGIKQGYIDPEDAP, from the coding sequence ATGAACAAACTGATACAGCTTGCTTTATTTTTCACATTGATGTTAACCGGTTGCTCGAATAGCAGCACATCTTCCGAATCAAAAGTCGAAACCACTGTTAAGACAACGGCAGCATTTCCTCAAAAGGAGCTGGAGAAAGAGCTAAAAAAACTAAAACCCGTTTCATTGGACATGAAGTTCGAGAGTCCACTCGCTACCGAGTTAGGAAAGCGGAAGGCAAAAGAGGAAGCTGAAAAGCAAAGACAAATCGCCGCTGAGAAAAAGCTTGAAAAAGAGCGGGAGGCGAAACGAAAGAAACAGCAGGAGGAAAAAGCGGAGAGACAGCGATTAGCAGAGCAGCAGGCTGCAGAGAGACAGCGATTAGCCGAAGCGGAAAGACAAGCTGAACTTGAAAGACAGCGGCAGGCAGCAATCCAAAAAGAGCAGAAAGCGAACGCTGAGAAAAAGCGGCAATCGCAGGCACAACGGCAGCAGACTGAGGCACCCTCATCTAATAGTCAAGATCCACCATCTTCCTCGAGTCAGACAGATAAAACCATTCAACAGCCAGCTTCAGAGCTTCCTGATGACGATGGTTATGGTTATGAAGAACGAAAAAAGTGGCATGACGATCAAGTAGAATGGGGCATTAAACAAGGGTATATCGATCCCGAAGACGCACCATAA
- the pftB gene encoding pyruvate import system subunit B (Evidence 1a: Function from experimental evidences in the studied strain; PubMedId: 15126464, 15849754, 16850406, 17452642, 26060272, 26406329, 28974613; Product type t: transporter), protein MESTMSPYFGIVVSLAAFGIGTFLFKKTKGFFLFTPLFVAMVLGIAFLKIGGFSYADYNNGGEIIKFFLEPATIAFAIPLYKQRDKLKKYWWQIMASIIAGSICSVTIVYLLAKGIHLDSAVMKSMLPQAATTAIALPLSKGIGGISDITAFAVIFNAVIVYALGALFLKVFKVKNPISKGLALGTSGHALGVAVGIEMGEVEAAMASIAVVVVGVVTVLVIPVFVQLIGG, encoded by the coding sequence ATGGAAAGCACAATGAGTCCTTATTTTGGGATTGTCGTATCACTTGCTGCATTCGGCATCGGCACCTTTTTATTTAAGAAAACGAAAGGCTTCTTCCTTTTCACTCCTTTGTTTGTTGCCATGGTGCTGGGGATCGCATTTTTAAAAATCGGCGGTTTTTCCTACGCGGATTATAATAACGGGGGAGAGATCATTAAGTTTTTTCTTGAACCGGCAACGATCGCATTTGCAATTCCTTTGTACAAACAAAGAGATAAGCTTAAAAAGTACTGGTGGCAAATCATGGCCTCCATTATTGCCGGCTCTATCTGCTCTGTCACGATTGTTTATCTGCTCGCTAAAGGCATTCATCTCGATTCGGCCGTAATGAAAAGCATGCTTCCGCAGGCGGCTACAACGGCAATTGCGCTTCCTTTATCAAAAGGCATCGGGGGCATCAGCGACATCACAGCCTTTGCGGTCATCTTTAACGCTGTCATCGTATATGCGCTCGGAGCATTGTTCTTGAAGGTGTTTAAAGTGAAAAATCCGATTTCTAAAGGATTGGCTCTTGGAACATCCGGACATGCACTTGGTGTAGCGGTCGGGATTGAGATGGGAGAAGTTGAAGCTGCGATGGCAAGTATTGCTGTTGTCGTAGTAGGAGTGGTAACGGTTCTGGTCATCCCTGTGTTCGTGCAGCTGATCGGAGGATAA
- the pftA gene encoding pyruvate uptake system subunit A (Evidence 1a: Function from experimental evidences in the studied strain; PubMedId: 15659658, 17452642, 26060272, 27422364, 28974613; Product type t : transporter) yields the protein MSAKKVYGFLTQAFIFAVIMLVSNMIAAIVPIPIPASVVGLVLLFLLLCLKVIKLEQVETLGTSLTSLIGFLFVPSGISVMNSLGVMQQYGLQIVLVILLATIILLGATGLFSQLILSLSGKRKTEADMKTKTVQSPQNNNELVHH from the coding sequence ATGAGTGCTAAAAAAGTGTACGGGTTTTTAACACAAGCATTTATTTTTGCCGTCATTATGCTGGTTTCAAATATGATTGCCGCTATTGTCCCAATACCTATCCCGGCATCGGTTGTAGGGTTGGTCTTATTATTTCTCCTATTATGTTTGAAAGTCATTAAACTGGAACAAGTGGAGACGCTCGGAACGTCTTTAACCTCTCTGATCGGATTTTTATTTGTTCCATCAGGTATATCTGTTATGAATTCGCTTGGTGTGATGCAGCAATACGGCCTGCAAATTGTTCTTGTCATTCTGCTCGCAACGATTATTTTGCTGGGGGCTACGGGATTGTTTTCTCAGCTGATTCTGTCGCTGAGCGGAAAACGCAAAACCGAAGCGGACATGAAAACAAAAACAGTGCAAAGCCCGCAGAACAATAACGAACTCGTTCACCATTAA
- the lytT gene encoding two-component response regulator [LytS] (Evidence 1a: Function from experimental evidences in the studied strain; PubMedId: 10940023, 11717295, 12034833, 12914674, 22937869, 25491472, 27127614, 27422364, 28348880; Product type r: regulator) encodes MLRVLIVDDEMLARDELAYLLKRTNDEMEINEAENIESAFDQMMDQKPDLLFLDVDLSGENGFDIAKRLKKMKHPPAIVFATAYDQYALKAFEVDALDYLTKPFDEERIQQTLKKYKKVNRDIVETEQNSHAGQHKLALSVGESIVIVDTKDIIYAGTEDGHVNVKTFDHSYTVSDTLVVIEKKLPDSDFIRVHRSFVVNTEYIKEIQPWFNSTYNLIMKDGSKIPVSRTYAKELKKLLHI; translated from the coding sequence ATGCTCAGGGTGTTAATAGTTGATGATGAGATGCTGGCAAGGGATGAACTGGCTTACTTGCTTAAGCGGACCAATGATGAAATGGAAATCAATGAAGCGGAAAATATCGAATCCGCTTTTGACCAAATGATGGATCAAAAACCTGATTTGCTGTTTTTAGACGTTGATTTATCCGGAGAAAACGGTTTTGATATCGCAAAGCGATTGAAGAAAATGAAGCATCCTCCTGCTATTGTGTTTGCGACAGCGTATGACCAGTATGCGCTCAAAGCGTTTGAGGTGGACGCTCTTGATTATTTAACCAAGCCTTTCGATGAAGAAAGAATTCAGCAAACGCTGAAAAAATATAAAAAAGTCAATCGGGATATTGTAGAAACAGAGCAAAACAGCCATGCCGGCCAGCACAAGCTCGCGCTATCTGTGGGGGAATCGATTGTGATTGTGGATACGAAGGACATTATCTATGCCGGAACAGAAGATGGTCATGTCAATGTAAAAACCTTCGATCATTCTTATACGGTCAGCGATACACTCGTTGTGATTGAGAAAAAGCTGCCGGATTCTGATTTTATCCGCGTCCATCGGAGCTTTGTCGTGAATACTGAATATATTAAAGAAATTCAGCCATGGTTTAATTCAACGTATAATCTGATCATGAAAGACGGATCGAAAATACCGGTCAGCCGGACATATGCGAAGGAATTGAAAAAGCTGCTCCATATTTGA
- the lytS gene encoding two-component sensor histidine kinase [LytT] (Evidence 1a: Function from experimental evidences in the studied strain; PubMedId: 10940023, 11717295, 12034833, 12914674, 22937869, 25491472, 27127614, 27422364, 28348880; Product type rc: receptor): protein MIHLMIMMLERVGIIVILGFILAHTKLFRQALQNQDGYKGKAILISIFSLFSIISNYTGIEIQRNMIVNNDWVFTIDPSGSIANTRILGVEIGGLLGGPFVGAGIGILAGLHRFSLGGSTALSCAVSSILAGVLAGLIGRYFTKRYRMPTPRIAALVGIGMESLQMIIILLMAKPFSDAWELVSMIGIPMILINGTGSFIFLSIIQAIIRKEEQARALETHRVLTIADQTLPFFRQGLNENSCKSVAAIIHKLTGTDAVSLTDKEKILAHVGAGMDHHIPSKSLITGLSKKVIKTGHIMKAISQEEIECTHAECPLHAAIVLPLTSNGNTIGTLKMYFKSPAGLSQVEEELAEGLAMLFSTQLELGEAELQSKLLKDAEIKALQAQVNPHFLFNAINTISALCRTDVEKTRKLLLQLSVYFRSNLQGARQLLIPLSKELNHLNAYLSLEQARFPGKYKIELNIDSRLEQIEIPPFVLQVLVENALRHAFPKKQDICKVTVCVLSDDASVYMKVADNGRGIPPDVLPELGKKPFPSKEGTGTALYNLNQRLIGLFGQQAALHISSEVHKGTEVSFQVPMQQMKEGEEHAQGVNS, encoded by the coding sequence ATGATTCATTTAATGATTATGATGCTGGAGAGAGTGGGGATTATTGTTATATTAGGGTTCATTCTCGCCCATACGAAACTTTTCAGACAAGCTCTTCAGAATCAGGACGGCTATAAAGGAAAAGCGATTTTAATTTCTATTTTTTCTCTTTTCAGCATCATCAGCAATTATACAGGCATCGAAATTCAAAGAAATATGATTGTAAACAATGACTGGGTGTTTACGATAGATCCATCGGGCTCTATCGCGAATACCCGTATTTTGGGCGTGGAAATCGGGGGCCTTCTCGGAGGTCCTTTTGTAGGGGCTGGGATCGGCATACTTGCGGGCCTGCATCGTTTTTCACTCGGTGGCAGCACGGCCTTAAGCTGTGCCGTCTCATCTATTTTAGCGGGTGTTCTTGCAGGCTTGATCGGCAGGTATTTTACGAAGCGATATCGAATGCCGACACCGCGCATCGCCGCTCTTGTGGGAATCGGCATGGAGTCACTGCAAATGATCATTATTTTGCTGATGGCAAAGCCGTTCAGTGACGCTTGGGAGCTTGTCAGCATGATCGGAATTCCGATGATACTCATCAATGGAACAGGCAGTTTTATTTTTCTGTCTATTATTCAAGCGATCATTCGCAAGGAAGAACAGGCAAGGGCTCTCGAAACGCATCGAGTGCTTACGATTGCTGATCAGACACTTCCATTTTTCCGCCAAGGATTAAATGAAAACTCCTGTAAAAGTGTAGCGGCTATTATCCATAAGCTGACAGGAACAGATGCGGTGTCTCTCACTGACAAAGAAAAGATCCTTGCGCATGTCGGTGCGGGAATGGATCACCACATCCCATCGAAAAGCTTGATCACCGGCCTGTCCAAAAAGGTGATTAAAACAGGGCATATTATGAAGGCGATTTCGCAGGAAGAGATTGAATGCACGCATGCTGAATGCCCTTTGCACGCTGCAATTGTCCTACCGCTGACATCGAACGGCAATACAATCGGCACCTTAAAAATGTACTTTAAAAGCCCGGCAGGCCTGAGTCAGGTAGAGGAGGAACTTGCCGAGGGGCTGGCCATGCTGTTTTCGACACAGCTTGAGCTTGGGGAAGCAGAGCTGCAAAGCAAACTTCTCAAGGATGCTGAAATTAAAGCGCTTCAAGCACAGGTGAATCCGCATTTTTTATTTAATGCGATCAACACGATTTCTGCGTTATGCCGTACAGATGTTGAAAAAACCCGTAAGCTCCTATTGCAGCTCAGTGTTTATTTTCGTTCAAACCTTCAAGGAGCGAGACAGCTGCTGATTCCGCTCTCAAAGGAGCTGAACCATCTTAACGCCTATTTGTCATTAGAACAGGCGCGTTTTCCCGGGAAATATAAAATTGAGCTTAATATCGACAGCAGACTGGAGCAGATTGAAATCCCTCCGTTTGTTTTGCAGGTGCTTGTCGAGAACGCGCTTCGGCACGCGTTTCCGAAAAAACAAGACATATGCAAGGTTACAGTCTGTGTCTTATCTGATGATGCATCCGTCTATATGAAGGTGGCGGATAACGGACGCGGAATTCCGCCGGACGTCTTGCCGGAACTGGGGAAGAAACCGTTTCCGTCTAAGGAGGGAACCGGTACAGCGCTTTATAACCTAAATCAGCGGCTGATCGGTTTATTCGGACAGCAGGCTGCACTGCATATCAGCAGTGAGGTTCATAAAGGGACAGAGGTTTCCTTTCAAGTGCCAATGCAACAGATGAAAGAGGGAGAAGAACATGCTCAGGGTGTTAATAGTTGA
- the ysaA gene encoding promiscuous phosphatase (Evidence 1a: Function from experimental evidences in the studied strain; PubMedId: 15479782, 24123841, 25848029, 27784292; Product type e: enzyme) — MKAVFFDLDDTLLWDEKSVRTTFAETCLQAEKKYGLAPEEFEAAVREAARELYMSYETYPYTVMIGINPFEGLWSNFSEPISEGFQKLNKIVPEYRRNAWTNGLKALGIDDPAYGEYLGEFFAAERRKRPFVYDETFAVLDQLKGKYELLLLTNGDPSLQKEKLAGVPELAPYFNEIVISGAFGKGKPDVSIFEHCLKLMNIEKDDAIMVGDNLNTDILGASRAGIKTVWINRTDKKNETDVKPDYIISSLHDLFPILEK, encoded by the coding sequence ATGAAAGCCGTATTTTTTGATTTAGATGATACACTACTTTGGGACGAAAAAAGCGTCAGAACAACATTTGCAGAAACTTGCTTACAGGCGGAGAAAAAATATGGCCTTGCCCCTGAGGAATTCGAAGCAGCTGTTCGCGAAGCGGCGAGAGAATTGTACATGTCATATGAGACGTATCCATATACAGTGATGATCGGCATTAACCCGTTTGAAGGACTGTGGTCCAATTTCTCAGAGCCAATCAGTGAAGGCTTTCAAAAGCTGAACAAGATTGTGCCGGAGTACAGAAGAAATGCATGGACCAACGGACTGAAAGCGCTTGGGATCGATGATCCTGCATATGGCGAATACTTGGGAGAGTTTTTTGCGGCAGAGCGCAGAAAGCGCCCGTTTGTATATGATGAAACTTTTGCTGTACTCGATCAATTAAAAGGCAAGTATGAATTATTGCTTTTGACAAATGGCGATCCTAGTCTGCAAAAGGAGAAGCTTGCCGGCGTGCCTGAGCTCGCTCCTTACTTCAATGAAATCGTCATCTCGGGCGCATTCGGCAAGGGCAAGCCGGATGTTTCAATTTTTGAACACTGCCTTAAGCTGATGAATATTGAAAAAGACGATGCCATCATGGTCGGCGATAATTTGAATACTGATATTTTAGGCGCTTCAAGAGCCGGAATCAAAACCGTTTGGATCAACCGGACTGATAAGAAAAACGAAACTGACGTAAAGCCTGATTACATCATCAGCAGCCTTCATGATTTGTTTCCTATATTAGAGAAATAA